In Chitinophagaceae bacterium, the genomic window TTCTTAAAGTGCGGCCTCCCGTATTAAAACGCAGTGCCCCGCCACCGCTGGCAGCGTAAGATGCCTGTATCTGAAAATCCAATGAGCCATTATTGCGGTACAAGGCGGCAAACTCATAAGTAGTACCGCTGTTAACGCCAAACATTCTCCAATAACTATTAGTACCAGAAGCAGCCACAGTGCGAACCACTTCACCGGTTGAATAATTAGATGCATCCACCTCCAAAACGGAAGAAGGAGATGTGGTACCAATTCCAACAAAACCCGGATTTGTGTTGCCAAGAATGGTCATTCGTAGATTATTAAATGTGCCACTGCCAGAATTTGTGTAGAAATTGAGGTTCTGTGCATCTTCTGTCTTAATGCGAAGCGGATTGCCACCACCTGATAAACCGCCAAGGAAATCGCTTCCACCAAGAGTGTTACCAGTTGTGGACCATGTTTGTGCATTTACATTAGTTGCAAGCATTGACATGAATGCTATTTCGATCAATAATTGAATTTTCATAGTATGAAGATTTTTTGTTTTTGAAAAATTCATTCAATCAAAATCTTCTTTACCATTACTCCTTTCCTTGTTTGCAAAACAATTAAATAAATACCTGATGAGTACGCAAATGGAATACTCCTCTTTCCGGCGCTTATTTCGTCACAGAATAACATTTCTCCTGTTTCGTTAACTACAGTCAGCAAAGTAGTTTCCGTTGCACATAGTTCCAAGGTACTACAATACCCATTATAAATTACTCCAATTGCTTTTGGGATCGGCTGCATTGAAGTAGATACACAATCCGTGCAATTAATGCTTACGCTGTCGATGAAATAATATGCTCTTCCAGGCGGAATAATAACTTCCACTCTTAGAGTGTCTGTATGATCAGAGTCAAAAAAGTTACCAATGTAAACATGTGTATATGCAGAATCCGCAATGAAATTCCAATGCAATAGAACCCAGTTTACGGAATCAACAATAATTGAATCTTCATACAATTGAGCACTATTATTCACAGGCAATATGCTTCCAGGTGGATAAGATAATGTTGTTAAGCGCATGCCCATTTTATTACTAGCCACAGTTGCATCAGTACCGCCTGGAACTAGATTGCCCCGACTTATCCTCATGGAAACGGAGTAGTGCTTCCCTGGTTGCATAGTATCAAGGAGACTTGTCCCAATGTATTCACGATAACCATAAGAATATTCAAATGTATATAATCCCATATAGGCATTCCCTTCGTAAGCAGGTTGAGTACCGAAAGCATTATCTGGAATTGAAGCTATAGATAAGGCGCACACATTGAAGTAATCTGGTGAACCAGGAACTCCATAAATTCCACCAAATGGAAACCAATACTTACAAGTATCAACTTGGTTGATTCCTGTTGGACATGCATCGTATTCTTCGAATGATCCGTTTGGAACCAAATTTTGAGCCTGACAAATACCCAGAAGTAAAAAAAAGAAAGGAAATGGTAAAAAAGATTTCATGATTTGGTTTTTGTTCCACTTTTAAAAAAACTCAGTGGGAAGAAGAGCTTTTGATTGGCCAAATCAAATAATAAGTCTTCTAGCTATTAAATGAAGACAATCACCATTCTCGATGCCGGCTCTTGCCCGGCTCTTGGTGTTTAAGCAAGAATCAGGGTCGGAAGAAGAGTCGGGCGAGTGAAGTTGGGTTAATCTATTTATGAAGCGACAAGAAATATGAGAATGTGGTGCAGGAAGCGGATTGTTTTGAATCAAAAAGAGCATAACTGTAGTAACAGGGTAAGCATAATATGTTTTATAATTAGTTAGCTAAAATATATAAAATGGTTACTAAGAGCAAATTTATTTGTGTTTCAATATATTTCAGGACACAGAGGAATTACCCTCGATGTACGTGTGCATTGATAAGTCAACACAGCCTTGAATTAATCAGATGAACAATCAGGTTTCATATTAAATCACCTGATGAAGATGTTCCTATATCCGTATAGTGCCCAGCATCATAACTTAAACGCTGCTGGTAGGTTGCGGCTTTCACAACTTCGAATTTAGCATTTGGTCCGGAAGTACCAATGCCCACATCGCCGCCGCCGGTAATGATCATTCTTAAATTACTGCCTCCCGTATTGAACCGCAAAGCCCCGCCACCGCTGGCAGCGTAAGATGCCTGTATCTGAAAATCCAATGAGCCATTATTGCGGTACAAGGCGGCAAACTCATAAGTAGTACCGCTGTTAACGCCAAACATTCTCCAATAACTATTAGTACCAGAAGCAGCCACAGTGCGAACCACTTCACCGGTTGAATAATTAGATGCATCCACCTCCAAAACGGAGGAAGGGGATGTGGTACCAATTCCAACAAAACCCGGATTGGTATTTCCAAGAATGGTCATTCGCTGTGAGCCATTGGTGTGGAAATTAATGTTGTATGCTGCATCGTTACGAATTTGCAAATGGCCAGCATTGGGGAGGCAACAACAAGAATTTTTATGAAAGCATATTCAACCTTAGAATCTCCATTTTATTCTCTAAAATACAATCACTAAATAGATTGTATCATGACCAAAAAAGAAAAGAAGGAATTGGCGCTCCAACTGAAAGCTGCGATTGACGCAAAAAAAATTACAATGGAGAAAATAGTTTCCAACGAAACAAGACCAGTAAGAAACAATCATGCAGGAACAGGGCCGAGGAAATCAAAAGAAAGAAAGGTCGATCCAATAACAGGCAGCAAACATAAACGTCCTCCAAAAATCGACCTTGATTTCGACCCCTGGTAATCCAACCCTACTAACCACTCGCTACTCGCTACTCACTTCTTATCCCTGAAAATCGAAACCAACACCGCAATCGTCAATATGGAACCAATTACAACAAGTGACCATCCGGTGGTAATGGTAATGTGAAAAATTTCCAACAGCATTTTTACACCGATAAAAATCAGTATAATAGAAATTCCTTCTTTCAGATAGTCAAACTTATCCGCCATGTTTTTTAACAGGAAGAACATGGCCCGTAATCCCATCACTGCAAAAATGTTGGAGGTAATAATCACCAGTCTGTCCTGCGAAATAGCGAATACCGCAGGAATGGAGTCGATAGCAAATACAAGATCAGTTGATGCGATCACCATGATTACAAGGAATAAAATAGTATAGTATGTTTTGCCGTCTTGCTGAATCCTGAAGCTTCCATCACCTTCAGTATCCGTTAACCGGAAGTAGCGGTTCAGCAGTTTATACATGATATTCTTCTTCGGATTAAATTCGCTTTCCCCTTTCGAAAATAACATGGAAACACCCGTGTAAACCAGTATCGCACCGAAGATGTACAACACCCAATGAAACTGTTCTACTATCAGAATTCCGAGAAATATAAAGATGACCCGGAAAACCACCGCGCCGATAATTCCATAGAACAAAACCTTGTGATAGTATTTATCCGATATTTTAAAGTAGGAGAGTATGAGTATAAAAACAAAAGGTTATCTGCCGAAAGGGAATATTCCATCAGGTAAGCGGAAATATATTGGAGTCCTTTTTCTGTTCCATGAAAATGATACACGAGGTAACCATAGGCGAATGCAATTGAAACCCAGCAACCTGTTTGAAACAGCGCGCTTTTAACTGTCATCGGTTTATCGGATCGTTGCAATATTCCGATGTCGAGCACCAGGAATAGCAAAACAACAATTCCAAAAATAACATACAGCACATCGGTATCACCGAATTGTTGAATCAATGCATTCATTACTTCTTACCGTTTGATTTGATACTGAAATAGGAGAAAGATTTTAATAAACGTCCGAAATGAAACTGTTGAAGAATTACGAAATCCTTGTTGTCATGTATGGTTGCAAAGTAACGGTCGACATCGTATTTCAATTCATTCCCCTTCATATCAAATTGCTCGCTGGTGGAATTGCGGGGCATGTGATATAATGTCGCGCTTTGCGATTGCTGTTGCCGGTCTGTTACCGTAACTGTACAAAACGGAATGGTTTGCAGGATGGAATCTTTCTTTGGGAGATCATTCACAAAACTTTCGCAAAAGATAGAAGAGTACAGCGAAATATAATGATGCACCCGTTCTTTATTGAGTTGTCCGCCTGCCAATATTCCTTTGTTCTTATTACTCACTTCAAAGGAGTCTGCTCTCAACTGTTTAATGCTGAATGAACTATCAGGCTTCTCAAAATATTCTACGGTAATCATACTGATCTCGTTATTTCGGAAGCGGAAAACAGCAGTGCTGCGGATCACCTCTTCATCGGTTACAAAACGACTGTCCAAAACACCTGCAAAAGCAGGCACTGAAACCACAAAAGGTTTGTCTGAACCATTCATCAGAAAATAAGTGCCTTCAGAATTCAGCGTGCCTCCGCCTACGTAATAAGATTTGAGCAGCGAACCTTCTTTGTCATACAGTTCAACCTTTTTGTTGCTGCTCGCAAGCGCAGTGATCACCGTTTTTTCCGCAGCTTCCGGAACAGGATAACTTACATCTAATCGCTTGATGGTCGACAGTAATGTTTTCATGTAATCATTTCTTACTTCGAAGCGGTCATTCACAGTCCAGTGATCATCTTCCCGTTTCAGCACCACTTTTTTTCCTTCCATATCAGCAATAAATATTTTGAAAATAGAAGCAGTGTCCTCAATGGCGAATGATTTTTCTTTTTCATTCAGTGTGGAGGAAGATTTTTTTATCACCAGAAAATAAGCAGCCACTGCAAGCACAGCCAGTAAGAAGAGATAGAGGAAATTGCGACGCATTTATTTTATGTTGTTATATGCACTTTTATTGAAATTCTTTAATCATTTATAGTCCTGGAATGATTGATTTTAATGCGCAAACTTTCTGTTGCGGATAAAGTTA contains:
- a CDS encoding TerC/Alx family metal homeostasis membrane protein, which gives rise to MLILSYFKISDKYYHKVLFYGIIGAVVFRVIFIFLGILIVEQFHWVLYIFGAILVYTGVSMLFSKGESEFNPKKNIMYKLLNRYFRLTDTEGDGSFRIQQDGKTYYTILFLVIMVIASTDLVFAIDSIPAVFAISQDRLVIITSNIFAVMGLRAMFFLLKNMADKFDYLKEGISIILIFIGVKMLLEIFHITITTGWSLVVIGSILTIAVLVSIFRDKK
- a CDS encoding T9SS type A sorting domain-containing protein, with product MKSFLPFPFFFLLLGICQAQNLVPNGSFEEYDACPTGINQVDTCKYWFPFGGIYGVPGSPDYFNVCALSIASIPDNAFGTQPAYEGNAYMGLYTFEYSYGYREYIGTSLLDTMQPGKHYSVSMRISRGNLVPGGTDATVASNKMGMRLTTLSYPPGSILPVNNSAQLYEDSIIVDSVNWVLLHWNFIADSAYTHVYIGNFFDSDHTDTLRVEVIIPPGRAYYFIDSVSINCTDCVSTSMQPIPKAIGVIYNGYCSTLELCATETTLLTVVNETGEMLFCDEISAGKRSIPFAYSSGIYLIVLQTRKGVMVKKILIE